One Helianthus annuus cultivar XRQ/B chromosome 7, HanXRQr2.0-SUNRISE, whole genome shotgun sequence genomic region harbors:
- the LOC110908807 gene encoding aquaporin PIP2-2-like produces the protein MPNDVEVAEHHGRKDYHDPPPSPLIVAEELTQWSFYRALIAEFVATVLFLYVGVSTVIGYKSTTDPNLDADQCGGVGILGIAWAFGGMIFVLVYCTAGISGGHINPAVTFGLFLARKVSLIRAILYMVAQCLGAICGAGLVKAFQSSYYNRYGGGANTLSDGYSKGTGLGAEIIGTFVLVYTVFSATDPKRNARDSHVPVLAPLPIGFAVFLVHLATIHITGSGINPARSFGAAVIYNDDKAWDDHWLYWVGPFLGAAAAAFYHQFVLRAGAVKALASFRSNA, from the exons ATGCCAAATGACGTTGAAGTGGCAGAGCACCACGGGCGCAAAGACTACCACGACCCGCCTCCGTCACCATTGATCGTTGCCGAAGAGTTGACGCAATGGTCCTTCTACAGAGCGCTCATTGCTGAATTTGTTGCTACTGTTTTGTTTCTGTACGTTGGGGTTTCGACGGTTATCGGGTACAAGAGCACGACTGACCCCAACTTGGATGCTGATCAGTGTGGTGGTGTTGGTATCCTTGGGATTGCATGGGCATTTGGTGGCATGATTTTTGTCCTTGTTTACTGCACTGCTGGTATCTCTG GAGGACACATTAACCCAGCTGTGACATTCGGGCTATTCTTGGCTAGGAAGGTGTCACTAATTAGGGCTATCTTGTACATGGTTGCACAATGTTTGGGTGCAATATGTGGTGCGGGTTTGGTCAAGGCTTTCCAGAGTTCATACTACAATAGGTATGGTGGTGGAGCCAATACGTTGTCCGACGGCTATAGCAAAGGTACCGGACTAGGTGCTGAAATCATTGGCACCTTTGTTCTTGTATACACCGTCTTCTCGGCTACTGATCCTAAGAGAAATGCCCGAGACTCTCATGTTCCT GTGTTGGCACCATTGCCAATAGGATTTGCAGTCTTCTTGGTGCACTTGGCAACCATTCATATCACTGGCAGCGGAATCAACCCAGCGAGAAGCTTTGGCGCTGCGGTGATTTACAACGACGACAAGGCCTGGGATGATCAT TGGCTTTATTGGGTCGGACCGTTTCTGGGCGCAGCTGCAGCGGCGTTTTACCACCAGTTTGTACTCAGAGCAGGGGCCGTTAAAGCACTTGCTTCTTTCAGAAGCAATGCATAA